Proteins encoded within one genomic window of Balneolaceae bacterium:
- a CDS encoding DUF305 domain-containing protein has translation MPACTGSEQVSENPDHGLIKPESTDKEEHLEELYWSRIDSSKMDFTQADVDFMVGMIAHHAQALIMSDLAPKNNAGPAIQRLASRIINAQKDEIQSMQKWLRDRNQPVPDVQIDGLILTIEMESAGSTVSSHHQMDHSHAGHSGMDHSGMPGMLTQEELNDLAEQKGEAFDRAFLKYMIAHHEGAVIMVDNLLAQDGAAQDRQVFRLASDIQADQTTEIERMKQMLQEIHS, from the coding sequence ATGCCTGCATGTACGGGATCTGAACAAGTATCCGAGAATCCGGATCACGGTCTCATCAAACCGGAGAGTACCGACAAAGAGGAACATCTCGAGGAACTCTACTGGTCCCGAATTGATAGTTCCAAAATGGATTTTACGCAAGCCGATGTGGATTTTATGGTTGGGATGATTGCTCATCATGCACAGGCTCTGATCATGTCTGACCTGGCTCCCAAAAACAATGCCGGACCGGCCATTCAAAGGCTTGCATCAAGAATCATCAATGCTCAGAAAGATGAGATTCAATCGATGCAGAAATGGCTGCGCGACAGGAATCAACCGGTGCCCGATGTTCAAATCGACGGGTTGATTCTTACCATAGAGATGGAGTCAGCCGGGAGCACGGTATCGTCTCATCACCAGATGGATCATTCTCATGCCGGCCATTCGGGAATGGATCACTCCGGCATGCCGGGTATGCTCACTCAAGAAGAGCTCAATGATTTGGCCGAACAAAAAGGGGAAGCCTTTGACCGTGCATTTCTCAAATATATGATTGCTCATCATGAAGGTGCCGTAATTATGGTTGATAACCTACTTGCTCAAGACGGTGCTGCTCAAGACAGGCAGGTATTTCGGCTTGCATCAGATATTCAGGCAGATCAAACCACCGAAATTGAGCGCATGAAACAGATGCTGCAGGAAATTCACTCCTAA
- a CDS encoding gamma-glutamyltransferase — MLRYLKSIFILSLLFPLFSNQVKSQDRLAGELFATRSEVIARHGMVATHHPLAGQIAIDILKRGGSAADAAIAANAFLGFADPAMNGIGGDMFVIVWSEEDQKLVGLNASGKSPMNLTFQDLKDEGLNSIPASSPHSVTVPGVVDGWFELNERFGKLDMESLLRPTIDYAREGIAVTSTIAEMYDYLERDLIHGYGLPDDFDWEEDLPNFSELYRPDGEFHDKGDVRINRKLAATYEMIANQGRDAFYRGEIAEKIVEHVQEKGGYLSLEDFENHSSKWVDPVSGKLPRV, encoded by the coding sequence ATGCTCAGATATCTCAAATCTATTTTTATTCTATCGCTTCTATTCCCATTATTTTCAAATCAAGTAAAATCTCAAGACCGCCTTGCCGGCGAACTTTTTGCAACCCGCTCGGAGGTAATTGCCCGTCATGGGATGGTGGCTACCCATCATCCATTAGCCGGTCAAATTGCGATTGATATTCTTAAGCGAGGTGGTTCCGCCGCGGATGCAGCCATTGCAGCAAATGCTTTCCTGGGATTTGCTGATCCTGCCATGAATGGAATTGGCGGCGATATGTTCGTGATTGTCTGGAGTGAGGAGGATCAAAAACTGGTTGGGCTGAACGCCAGCGGAAAATCACCAATGAATTTGACGTTTCAGGATCTGAAGGATGAAGGATTGAACAGTATTCCGGCATCCAGTCCGCATTCAGTTACCGTTCCCGGTGTTGTTGACGGATGGTTTGAGCTGAATGAAAGGTTCGGAAAATTAGATATGGAATCACTTCTCCGGCCAACCATCGATTATGCCCGTGAGGGAATTGCGGTCACATCCACAATCGCTGAAATGTATGATTACCTCGAACGGGATCTTATACATGGATATGGATTGCCGGATGATTTTGACTGGGAAGAGGATCTGCCCAATTTCAGCGAGTTATATCGGCCGGATGGCGAATTTCATGATAAAGGAGATGTGAGAATCAACCGAAAGTTGGCCGCAACATATGAGATGATTGCAAACCAAGGCCGGGACGCTTTTTATAGAGGTGAGATTGCGGAAAAAATTGTAGAGCACGTGCAGGAAAAAGGTGGATATCTCAGCCTGGAAGATTTTGAAAATCACTCCTCAAAATGGGTTGATCCGGTATCCGGTAAATTACCGCGGGTATGA
- a CDS encoding gamma-glutamyltransferase → MSEYGFGSPEHVHYYTEAKKLAYADMSEYYGDPDFSDLPIDTLLSKKYADLRREEIRDDWVQDYGPGLEENNHTIYLTVADDEGNMVSLIQSNSWMFGSLITPPDLGFALQNRGTGFTLEENHVNTYAPGKRPFHTIIPAFITKDGEPYVSFGLTGGSMQPQGHVQIVLNLIDFGMNLQEASDAPRIRHSGSGVGETELESGFRYETVRELMRMGHEVQYGFERFGGFQGILFDGTFYYGASESRKDGQAIGY, encoded by the coding sequence TTGTCTGAATACGGTTTTGGCAGTCCTGAGCATGTTCATTATTACACGGAAGCCAAAAAACTGGCCTATGCAGATATGAGTGAATACTATGGCGATCCTGATTTTAGTGATCTTCCCATCGATACTCTTTTATCCAAGAAATATGCGGATTTGCGCAGAGAAGAAATTCGTGACGACTGGGTTCAGGATTACGGCCCCGGGTTGGAAGAGAATAATCACACTATTTACCTGACAGTAGCCGATGATGAAGGAAATATGGTTTCGCTGATTCAAAGTAATTCCTGGATGTTCGGTTCCCTGATTACTCCCCCGGATTTGGGATTTGCACTGCAAAATCGAGGGACGGGTTTTACGCTTGAGGAAAATCATGTAAACACGTATGCGCCCGGGAAGCGGCCGTTTCACACCATCATCCCTGCGTTTATCACAAAAGATGGAGAGCCTTACGTCAGTTTTGGATTAACCGGCGGATCGATGCAGCCGCAGGGCCACGTTCAAATTGTACTGAATTTGATTGATTTTGGGATGAACCTGCAGGAAGCGAGTGATGCCCCGCGAATTCGTCATTCGGGAAGTGGTGTGGGGGAAACCGAATTGGAGTCAGGGTTTCGTTATGAAACAGTTCGGGAGCTGATGAGAATGGGCCACGAAGTACAATACGGTTTCGAGCGTTTTGGTGGTTTCCAGGGTATTCTGTTTGACGGTACGTTTTATTACGGGGCTTCAGAATCCCGGAAAGACGGTCAGGCGATTGGGTATTAA
- a CDS encoding DNA methyltransferase, translating to MALFQRAVLDKYISGIDEAELEAAWERFTSHFHNPEIQQNIRKAKEESYQEGFLEDLFVKVLGYTKSPAPGYNLVAEQKNLTDAKKADGALLDGDKVHGVIELKGTETTDLSKVEPQAFGYKNKQPDALYVIISNFEKLRFYIDNAVDFIEFNLFQLSKDEFKVLWLCLGYPNFEQGLPKKMKDASLAEEENVTKKLYKDYSEFKHDIFESVKEHNPEHDPLLLFKKTQKLLDRFLFIFFAEDRLLLPPNSIREIIKQWMDLRDKYDAYVPLYDRFKLYFSYLNTGRNEPGKSEIFAYNGGLFAEDEILDNLTIDDELLYKHASQLSHYDFESEVDVNILGHIFEHSLNEIEEINAELKGEEVDTSKTRRKKDGVFYTPKYITKYIVEHTVGKLCEEKKAELDIADERFIESKRRTKKGIADLQNYRDWLLNLTICDPACGSGAFLNQALEFLIAEHKYIDELQAKYHGESLVLSDIENQILENNLFGVDINEESVEIAKLSLWLRTAQKGRQLTSLNDNIKCGNSLIDDPDVAGDKAFDWEEEFPSVFENGGFDVVIGNPPYVRIQRRLEEYLG from the coding sequence ATGGCTTTATTTCAGCGTGCGGTTTTAGACAAATATATATCGGGAATTGATGAGGCGGAACTTGAAGCGGCCTGGGAACGGTTCACTTCTCATTTTCACAATCCGGAGATCCAACAGAATATTCGGAAGGCAAAAGAGGAATCGTATCAGGAGGGATTTCTGGAAGACTTGTTTGTGAAGGTGCTGGGATACACCAAGAGTCCCGCACCCGGGTATAACCTGGTGGCGGAACAAAAGAATCTCACCGATGCCAAAAAAGCGGATGGTGCACTGCTGGACGGCGATAAAGTCCACGGGGTGATTGAACTGAAGGGCACCGAAACCACCGATCTCTCAAAAGTGGAACCGCAGGCGTTTGGGTACAAGAACAAACAGCCGGATGCTCTCTACGTCATCATCTCCAACTTTGAGAAGCTGCGGTTTTATATCGACAATGCGGTGGATTTCATCGAGTTCAATCTCTTTCAGCTGAGTAAAGATGAGTTCAAAGTGCTGTGGCTGTGCCTGGGCTATCCCAATTTTGAGCAGGGCCTGCCAAAGAAGATGAAAGATGCCTCGCTGGCCGAGGAAGAGAACGTCACCAAAAAGCTGTACAAAGATTATTCCGAATTCAAACACGACATATTCGAGAGCGTCAAAGAGCACAACCCGGAACATGATCCTCTTCTGCTGTTCAAGAAAACTCAGAAACTGCTGGACCGGTTTTTGTTTATCTTTTTTGCCGAAGACCGCCTGCTTCTCCCGCCCAATTCTATTCGCGAAATTATTAAGCAGTGGATGGATCTGCGCGACAAATACGATGCGTACGTTCCGCTGTACGACCGATTTAAACTATACTTTAGCTATTTAAATACAGGCCGGAATGAACCGGGTAAATCAGAAATCTTCGCCTACAACGGCGGACTGTTTGCTGAGGATGAGATCCTGGACAACCTCACGATTGATGATGAACTGCTCTACAAACACGCCTCCCAGCTCAGCCATTACGATTTTGAGAGCGAAGTGGACGTCAACATCCTCGGGCATATTTTTGAGCATTCGCTGAACGAGATTGAGGAGATCAACGCCGAGCTGAAGGGCGAAGAGGTGGACACCTCCAAAACCCGCCGAAAGAAAGACGGGGTGTTTTATACGCCCAAATACATCACCAAGTATATTGTAGAGCATACGGTGGGCAAGTTGTGCGAGGAGAAGAAAGCCGAGCTGGATATTGCCGATGAGCGCTTTATTGAATCCAAAAGAAGAACCAAAAAAGGTATTGCCGATCTGCAAAACTACCGGGATTGGCTGCTGAACCTGACCATTTGCGACCCGGCCTGTGGCAGCGGCGCGTTTCTGAACCAGGCGCTGGAGTTCCTGATTGCCGAGCACAAGTACATTGATGAACTCCAGGCCAAATACCACGGGGAATCGTTGGTGCTGTCGGACATTGAAAACCAGATTTTGGAGAACAACCTGTTTGGGGTGGATATTAACGAGGAGTCGGTGGAGATTGCCAAGCTGAGCCTCTGGCTGCGCACCGCCCAAAAAGGACGGCAACTCACCTCGCTGAACGACAACATTAAATGCGGCAACTCGCTGATTGACGATCCCGACGTGGCCGGCGACAAAGCCTTCGACTGGGAAGAAGAATTCCCATCTGTTTTTGAAAATGGTGGGTTTGATGTGGTGATTGGGAATCCGCCTTATGTGAGAATTCAGAGACGATTAGAAGAATACTTAGGCTGA